The proteins below are encoded in one region of Rhododendron vialii isolate Sample 1 chromosome 7a, ASM3025357v1:
- the LOC131334198 gene encoding uncharacterized protein LOC131334198, with product MPCYRICEFNKNSYDNGMRDLRKWWEEWDLRILILYILIAQLYLHFFGRLRRKNKSLLLMIATIWLLYLFSDLLSTIALGKLSKIKVDDNSKHNSIKQKGHSNKTMGEESLRVMWAPLILFYLGGPDTITVLRVEENQLWMRHLIGLLTQGLRTAYALIVTWNKEGLSLLALLVFVPGIIKYGERVWVVRSRSHDYKGFIKLDLEKIDTISASGPTANLVLLAYSWFQTLLPHNTSYKTDARTVGILKARFRDSVKKGSVDAFKLIEIELGLMYDMLFSKVGTIFTVWGSVLRFLSFSLIVSVLVIYITCDKPHGYLEGDHIVTIILLAGAIFLEIAGIIEQLVSDWAIVWAYKNGSKWATWVLFPHEILNSKSQRWSGLMGQFNLRDFCENYRPLVCNTKWEWLFGREKMLKRFSLQKSPDKQLKDIIIRHLREKSEKAAVVDTLQTSTNTVTQIDTSQTSTQKTANVNTVQTSTEKVTNVDELPTSELERGERTVLRYDGGQQFKRSIELKLGQSIVIWHVATEVCYESDHPKIFGKDKVKLKVAKNLSDYMMYLLVACLDKFPFCNKYNRIMQDSADMKKLFYGGVVLNEGNTTNITLVNRAQELVLDMKENPKRWDIMGNMWVEMLCDAARKCPVKNHIQELRHGGEFLTHVWLLLLHFDTPKELDRSNSSLKDEKDSGVKGVSSTVGDMVGNVIDERQYVGGIQATMEELVQSKVDGWTSSLTYY from the coding sequence ATGCCGTGCTACAGGATTTGCGAGTTCAACAAGAACTCATATGACAATGGTATGAGAGACCTGAGGAAATGGTGGGAAGAATGGGATCTGAGGATTCTAATTCTCTACATCCTCATTGCTCAGTTATACCTTCATTTCTTCGGACGACTCCGCAGAAAGAATAAGTCACTGTTGCTGATGATTGCGACTATTTGGTTACTCTACTTATTTTCTGACTTGTTGTCAACAATTGCTCTTGGAAAGCTCTCCAAGATCAAAGTGGACGATAACAGTAAGCACAATTCCATCAAGCAAAAGGGGCATTCCAACAAGACAATGGGCGAAGAATCGCTTAGGGTGATGTGGGCACCTCTGATCTTGTTCTATCTCGGGGGTCCGGATACCATTACCGTCTTACGCGTTGAGGAAAATCAGTTGTGGATGAGACACCTTATAGGACTCTTAACCCAAGGCCTAAGAACAGCTTATGCCCTGATAGTAACCTGGAATAAGGAAGGATTGTCTCTTCTGGCCCTGCTGGTGTTTGTTCCTGGTATTATCAAgtatggagagagagtgtgggtaGTCAGGTCAAGATCCCATGACTACAAGGGTTTTATTAAGTTAGATTTAGAAAAAATTGACACAATCAGTGCTTCGGGACCGACTGCAAACCTAGTGCTCCTAGCCTATTCCTGGTTCCAAACCTTATTGCCTCATAATACAAGTTACAAGACTGATGCGAGGACAGTGGGAATTTTGAAAGCAAGGTTCCGTGACTCAGTTAAAAAGGGTAGTGTTGATGCTTTCAAACTGATTGAGATCGAGTTGGGTTTGATGTATGACATGCTCTTCAGCAAGGTAGGCACTATTTTTACTGTATGGGGAAGCGTACTTAGATTTCTTAGCTTCTCATTGATCGTTTCTGTGCTTGTGATATACATCACGTGCGACAAGCCTCACGGGTATTTGGAAGGTGATCATATTGTAACCATCATTCTCTTAGCTGGAGCCATTTTTCTGGAGATAGCTGGCATTATTGAGCAACTTGTTTCGGATTGGGCCATTGTTTGGGCATATAAGAATGGAAGTAAGTGGGCTACTTGGGTTCTCTTTCCACACGAAATTCTAAACTCTAAAAGCCAGAGGTGGTCTGGGTTAATGGGGCAATTCAATTTGCGGGATTTCTGCGAAAACTACAGGCCTCTTGTCTGCAATACGAAGTGGGAGTGGCTTTTTGGCAGGGAAAAAATGTTGAAGAGATTCAGCTTACAGAAGAGTCCAGACAAAcagttgaaagatataatcaTTCGTCACCTTCGTGAGAAATCAGAGAAAGCTGCAGTTGTTGATACTTTGCAGACTTCAACAAATACAGTTACGCAGATTGATACTTCCCAGACATCAACTCAGAAAACCGCAAATGTTAATACGGTGCAGACTTCAACAGAGAAGGTCACAAATGTTGACGAGTTACCCACTTCAGAATTGGAAAGAGGTGAGAGGACCGTTTTAAGGTATGATGGCGGGCAGCAGTTCAAGCGGAGTATTGAACTAAAACTTGGTCAAAGTATTGTCATCTGGCACGTTGCTACCGAAGTTTGCTACGAGTCGGATCATCCTAAAATTTTTGGTAAGGATAAGGTGAAGCTAAAAGTGGCCAAAAACCTCTCCGACTACATGATGTATTTGCTTGTTGCATGTCTTGATAAATTTCCTTTCTGCAACAAATACAACAGGATTATGCAAGATTCTGCTGATATGAAGAAACTTTTTTATGGAGGAGTGGTATTGAACGAGGGCAACACCACCAATATCACACTTGTGAACAGGGCACAAGAACTTGTTCTAGATATGAAGGAGAATCCGAAGAGGTGGGATATCATGGGCAACATGTGGGTTGAGATGTTGTGCGATGCCGCGAGGAAATGCCCAGTGAAGAACCACATTCAAGAGCTTCGACATGGGGGAGAGTTTCTCACCCATGTCTGGCTTTTGCTTTTGCACTTTGACACACCGAAGGAGCTAGACAGAAGCAATTCTAGCCTGAAGGATGAAAAAGACAGCGGGGTAAAAGGTGTAAGTAGTACCGTTGGAGACATGGTGGGGAATGTGATTGACGAGCGTCAATATGTTGGCGGGATACAAGCTACTATGGAAGAACTCGTGCAGAGTAAAGTTGACGGTTGGACTTCTAGTTTGACCTACTACTAA